A genomic segment from Triticum dicoccoides isolate Atlit2015 ecotype Zavitan chromosome 1A, WEW_v2.0, whole genome shotgun sequence encodes:
- the LOC119286188 gene encoding single-stranded DNA-binding protein, mitochondrial-like isoform X2 — MGSVGTGLLKGLRRVLEKQRKPVDLCRTSRAWSSTVSFSDIDEKDDMGDDGDLKDSRRELEPQSVDPKKGWGFRGVHRAIICGKVGQAPVQKILRNGRTITIFTIGTGGMFDQRVIGSVDTPKPAQWHRIAVHSEHLGAYAVQKLVKNSAVYIEGEIETRVYNDGIDGQVRNIPEICIRGDGKIRLVKSGESAASISLDELSGGS, encoded by the exons ATGGGTTCTGTTGGCACTGGATTGCTGAAGGGCTTGAGGAGAGTCTTAGAGAAGCAAAGGAAACCAGTTG ATTTATGCAGAACATCACGAGCTTGGAGTTCTACAGTTTCTTTCTCTGATATTGATGAGAAGGATGACATGGGTGATGATGGCGATTTGAAAGATTCAAGGAGAGAGTTAGAACCCCAAAGCGTGGACCCCAAGAAGGGCTGGGGATTCCGTGGCGTTCATAGG GCTATAATATGTGGTAAAGTTGGACAAGCGCCTGTGCAGAAAATTTTACGTAATGGGCGGACGATAACTATATTTACTATTGGAACTGGTGGCATGTTTGACCAGAGGGTAATTGGGTCTGTGGATACACCAAAGCCGGCTCAGTGGCATCGAATAGCTGTTCATAGCGAGCATCTAGGTGCTTATGCTGTTCAGAAGTTGGTGAAAAA CTCTGCGGTATATATCGAGGGTGAAATCGAAACCAGAGTCTACAATGACGGCATTGATGGTCAAGTCAGGAATATACCGGAGATCTGTATTCGGGGTGATG GTAAGATTCGACTGGTTAAATCTGGGGAGAGTGCTGCTAGCATATCACTAGATGAGCTGA GTGGTGGCTCATAA
- the LOC119286174 gene encoding formin-like protein 4 isoform X2, producing MPPSLALLLTLTPLLLPAAVAADGNVRRLLHEPLFPIEWTPPPSPPASAPPSPGFSSDPSTPAPPDTVVTPAPPQPSTVPAVVSSPGGPAPRVHSSGGTPKAAIVVASAAAAAFLALFAFAAAFLLTGRVPRHPVQPRVPEHPGGHAHVPGSSEPNAAVAGSSTASHYRKARHERARRGICHDVDTVPSPELRPLPPLRRESAAAAGSSEEEAPYYTPGQHSAGSGSGGAEARGTWTEASASSSSARTTTPSRRSLPSLTSDFFPATPAAAAASSTSTTAPPPAPPPQRSRRTPPGTRFSAGTAHPPPPQPQTFNNPISMRRSLNPVRAEDPSTAVRAAPAMAMMKENDDGSSSSMRTHGNDGVRPRLKPLHREKGVRGGSSDDRDMAWDGLKSNSFQSDEDMIEVFAMNSVAARDVSRKGGMSTKLRREERVLDPEKEQSIAILMRALNVTPDEVSDALLHACDDLKGSRLFLKLLEAVLRTGNQMNVDTNRRETAKASKLDTLLNLADVKGADGKTTLLHSAVQEIARSEDEKSDEITESHIQFRKHGLKVVSGLSSELGNVRKAATMDFDVLHGYVSKLETGVGKITSVILLENQCRKGERFFTAMRGFLKEAEQGIGQVRGEERKAMERVKEITGYFHGNTAREEAHPLRIFMVARDFVAILDRVCREVGQQDRAFLGSARSFRISATTPTPLLGMHGQQGGDGNSDEATLLGVGGGD from the exons ATGCCTCCCTCCCTGGCACTGCTCCTCACCCTCACCCCACTCCTCCTCCCGGCCGCAGTGGCCGCCGACGGCAACGTCCGGCGGCTGCTCCACGAGCCGCTCTTCCCCATCGAGTGGaccccgcccccgtcgccgcccgctTCGGCTCCGCCCTCGCCGGGCTTCAGCTCCGACCCCTCCACGCCAGCCCCGCCCGACACGGTCGTCACCCCGGCGCCGCCGCAGCCCAGCACCGTCCCCGCCGTGGTCTCGTCCCCTGGAGGCCCCGCCCCGCGCGTCCACAGCAGCGGAGGCACCCCCAAGGCCGCCATCgtcgtcgcctccgccgccgcggcggCCTTTCTCGCCCTTTTCGCCTTCGCCGCCGCGTTCCTCCTCACCGGCCGCGTTCCGCGCCACCCGGTGCAGCCACGCGTCCCCGAGCACCCCGGCGGCCATGCCCACGTCCCGGGGTCATCGGAGCCCAACGCAGCCGTAGCCGGCTCCTCCACGGCCTCCCACTACCGCAAGGCCCGGCACGAACGCGCGCGGCGGGGCATTTGCCACGACGTCGACACCGTCCCGAGTCCGGAGCTccgcccgctgccgccgctgcGGCGGGAGTCTGCCGCGGCGGCgggctcgtccgaggaggaggcgccGTATTACACGCCGGGTCAGCACTCCGCGGGGTCCGGCTCCGGCGGCGCCGAGGCCCGCGGGACATGGACCGAGGCAAGCGCGTCCAGCTCCAGCGCACGCACCACCACGCCCTCGCGCCGCAGCCTCCCCAGCCTCACCAGCGACTTCTTCCCCGcgaccccggccgccgccgccgcctcctctacTTCCACCACCGCGCcccctcccgctcctccgccacaaCGGTCCCGCCGCACGCCGCCGGGCACCCGCTTCTCGGCGGGGACTGCCCACCCtccaccaccgcagccccaaacattCAACAACCCAATATCCATGCGCCGGTCACTCAACCCGGTCCGAGCAGAGGATCCCAGCACCGCCGTGCGTGCGGCGCCCGCCATGGCAATGATGAAGGAAAATGACGAcgggagcagcagcagcatgcGGACGCATGGCAATGATGGAGTCCGACCGAGGCTGAAGCCGCTGCACCGGGAAAAGGGCGTCCGCGGCGGGAGCTCCGATGACCGCGACATGGCCTGGGACGGGCTCAAGTCCAACTCCTTCCA GTCGGATGAGGACATGATCGAGGTGTTCGCCATGAACAGTGTGGCAGCTAGGGACGTATCGAGGAAAGGTGGCATGTCGACGAAGCTTAGGCGGGAGGAGAGGGTCCTCGACCCGGAGAAGGAACAGAGCATTGCCATCCTGATGCGTGCGCTGAATGTCACGCCTGATGAGGTGTCGGATGCACTTTTACACG CTTGTGATGACTTAAAAGGCAGCAGATTGTTCCTAAAACTACTCGAAGCAGTGCTGAGAACCGGGAACCAAATGAATGTCGACACAAATCGGCGCGAGACCGCCAAAGCTTCCAAACTTGACACCCTCCTTAATCTAGCAGACGTCAAAGGCGCCGACGGTAAAACCACCCTGCTACACTCTGCCGTGCAAGAAATCGCCAGGTCAGAAGACGAAAAATCCGATGAAATCACAGAAAGTCACATACAGTTCCGTAAGCATGGCCTGAAGGTCGTGTCAGGGCTGAGCAGCGAGCTGGGAAACGTAAGAAAAGCAGCAACAATGGATTTCGACGTGCTGCATGGCTATGTCTCCAAGCTTGAAACCGGCGTCGGAAAGATAACTTCGGTGATTCTGCTCGAGAATCAATGCAGGAAGGGGGAGAGGTTTTTCACCGCGATGCGTGGTTTTCTCAAGGAAGCTGAGCAGGGGATCGGACAGGTGAGGGGTGAGGAGAGGAAAGCCATGGAGAGAGTGAAGGAGATCACTGGTTACTTCCACGGCAACACGGCGAGAGAGGAGGCGCATCCTCTGAGGATATTCATGGTGGCGAGGGACTTCGTCGCCATTCTGGACCGTGTCTGCAGGGAGGTCGGCCAGCAGGACCGGGCGTTCCTTGGGTCCGCGAGGTCTTTCCGTATCTCGGCAACCACCCCAACGCCATTGTTGGGTATGCATGGCCAGCAAGGAGGAGACGGCAACTCCGACGAAGCTACGCTCCTCGGTGTAGGGGGTGGGGACTAG
- the LOC119286174 gene encoding formin-like protein 4 isoform X1 yields MPPSLALLLTLTPLLLPAAVAADGNVRRLLHEPLFPIEWTPPPSPPASAPPSPGFSSDPSTPAPPDTVVTPAPPQPSTVPAVVSSPGGPAPRVHSSGGTPKAAIVVASAAAAAFLALFAFAAAFLLTGRVPRHPVQPRVPEHPGGHAHVPGSSEPNAAVAGSSTASHYRKARHERARRGICHDVDTVPSPELRPLPPLRRESAAAAGSSEEEAPYYTPGQHSAGSGSGGAEARGTWTEASASSSSARTTTPSRRSLPSLTSDFFPATPAAAAASSTSTTAPPPAPPPQRSRRTPPGTRFSAGTAHPPPPQPQTFNNPISMRRSLNPVRAEDPSTAVRAAPAMAMMKENDDGSSSSMRTHGNDGVRPRLKPLHREKGVRGGSSDDRDMAWDGLKSNSFQSDEDMIEVFAMNSVAARDVSRKGGMSTKLRREERVLDPEKEQSIAILMRALNVTPDEVSDALLHGNGECLGAELLETLVKMAPTKEEELKLRDFTGESSKLGSVECFLKAVLDIPFAFKRIEAMLYRANFENEITYLRKCFQTIEAACDDLKGSRLFLKLLEAVLRTGNQMNVDTNRRETAKASKLDTLLNLADVKGADGKTTLLHSAVQEIARSEDEKSDEITESHIQFRKHGLKVVSGLSSELGNVRKAATMDFDVLHGYVSKLETGVGKITSVILLENQCRKGERFFTAMRGFLKEAEQGIGQVRGEERKAMERVKEITGYFHGNTAREEAHPLRIFMVARDFVAILDRVCREVGQQDRAFLGSARSFRISATTPTPLLGMHGQQGGDGNSDEATLLGVGGGD; encoded by the exons ATGCCTCCCTCCCTGGCACTGCTCCTCACCCTCACCCCACTCCTCCTCCCGGCCGCAGTGGCCGCCGACGGCAACGTCCGGCGGCTGCTCCACGAGCCGCTCTTCCCCATCGAGTGGaccccgcccccgtcgccgcccgctTCGGCTCCGCCCTCGCCGGGCTTCAGCTCCGACCCCTCCACGCCAGCCCCGCCCGACACGGTCGTCACCCCGGCGCCGCCGCAGCCCAGCACCGTCCCCGCCGTGGTCTCGTCCCCTGGAGGCCCCGCCCCGCGCGTCCACAGCAGCGGAGGCACCCCCAAGGCCGCCATCgtcgtcgcctccgccgccgcggcggCCTTTCTCGCCCTTTTCGCCTTCGCCGCCGCGTTCCTCCTCACCGGCCGCGTTCCGCGCCACCCGGTGCAGCCACGCGTCCCCGAGCACCCCGGCGGCCATGCCCACGTCCCGGGGTCATCGGAGCCCAACGCAGCCGTAGCCGGCTCCTCCACGGCCTCCCACTACCGCAAGGCCCGGCACGAACGCGCGCGGCGGGGCATTTGCCACGACGTCGACACCGTCCCGAGTCCGGAGCTccgcccgctgccgccgctgcGGCGGGAGTCTGCCGCGGCGGCgggctcgtccgaggaggaggcgccGTATTACACGCCGGGTCAGCACTCCGCGGGGTCCGGCTCCGGCGGCGCCGAGGCCCGCGGGACATGGACCGAGGCAAGCGCGTCCAGCTCCAGCGCACGCACCACCACGCCCTCGCGCCGCAGCCTCCCCAGCCTCACCAGCGACTTCTTCCCCGcgaccccggccgccgccgccgcctcctctacTTCCACCACCGCGCcccctcccgctcctccgccacaaCGGTCCCGCCGCACGCCGCCGGGCACCCGCTTCTCGGCGGGGACTGCCCACCCtccaccaccgcagccccaaacattCAACAACCCAATATCCATGCGCCGGTCACTCAACCCGGTCCGAGCAGAGGATCCCAGCACCGCCGTGCGTGCGGCGCCCGCCATGGCAATGATGAAGGAAAATGACGAcgggagcagcagcagcatgcGGACGCATGGCAATGATGGAGTCCGACCGAGGCTGAAGCCGCTGCACCGGGAAAAGGGCGTCCGCGGCGGGAGCTCCGATGACCGCGACATGGCCTGGGACGGGCTCAAGTCCAACTCCTTCCA GTCGGATGAGGACATGATCGAGGTGTTCGCCATGAACAGTGTGGCAGCTAGGGACGTATCGAGGAAAGGTGGCATGTCGACGAAGCTTAGGCGGGAGGAGAGGGTCCTCGACCCGGAGAAGGAACAGAGCATTGCCATCCTGATGCGTGCGCTGAATGTCACGCCTGATGAGGTGTCGGATGCACTTTTACACG GTAATGGTGAATGTTTGGGGGCAGAACTTTTGGAGACTTTAGTAAAGATGGCTCCTACCAAAGAGGAAGAACTTAAACTGAGAGATTTTACTGGGGAATCATCTAAACTTGGTTCGGTGGAGTGCTTTCTTAAAGCAGTTCTCGATATACCTTTCGCCTTCAAACGAATTGAGGCAATGCTATACCGAGCAAATTTTGAGAATGAAATAACGTACCTCAGAAAATGTTTTCAAACAATTGAG GCAGCTTGTGATGACTTAAAAGGCAGCAGATTGTTCCTAAAACTACTCGAAGCAGTGCTGAGAACCGGGAACCAAATGAATGTCGACACAAATCGGCGCGAGACCGCCAAAGCTTCCAAACTTGACACCCTCCTTAATCTAGCAGACGTCAAAGGCGCCGACGGTAAAACCACCCTGCTACACTCTGCCGTGCAAGAAATCGCCAGGTCAGAAGACGAAAAATCCGATGAAATCACAGAAAGTCACATACAGTTCCGTAAGCATGGCCTGAAGGTCGTGTCAGGGCTGAGCAGCGAGCTGGGAAACGTAAGAAAAGCAGCAACAATGGATTTCGACGTGCTGCATGGCTATGTCTCCAAGCTTGAAACCGGCGTCGGAAAGATAACTTCGGTGATTCTGCTCGAGAATCAATGCAGGAAGGGGGAGAGGTTTTTCACCGCGATGCGTGGTTTTCTCAAGGAAGCTGAGCAGGGGATCGGACAGGTGAGGGGTGAGGAGAGGAAAGCCATGGAGAGAGTGAAGGAGATCACTGGTTACTTCCACGGCAACACGGCGAGAGAGGAGGCGCATCCTCTGAGGATATTCATGGTGGCGAGGGACTTCGTCGCCATTCTGGACCGTGTCTGCAGGGAGGTCGGCCAGCAGGACCGGGCGTTCCTTGGGTCCGCGAGGTCTTTCCGTATCTCGGCAACCACCCCAACGCCATTGTTGGGTATGCATGGCCAGCAAGGAGGAGACGGCAACTCCGACGAAGCTACGCTCCTCGGTGTAGGGGGTGGGGACTAG
- the LOC119286188 gene encoding single-stranded DNA-binding protein, mitochondrial-like isoform X1: MGSVGTGLLKGLRRVLEKQRKPVDLCRTSRAWSSTVSFSDIDEKDDMGDDGDLKDSRRELEPQSVDPKKGWGFRGVHRAIICGKVGQAPVQKILRNGRTITIFTIGTGGMFDQRVIGSVDTPKPAQWHRIAVHSEHLGAYAVQKLVKNSAVYIEGEIETRVYNDGIDGQVRNIPEICIRGDGKIRLVKSGESAASISLDELRDEFF, from the exons ATGGGTTCTGTTGGCACTGGATTGCTGAAGGGCTTGAGGAGAGTCTTAGAGAAGCAAAGGAAACCAGTTG ATTTATGCAGAACATCACGAGCTTGGAGTTCTACAGTTTCTTTCTCTGATATTGATGAGAAGGATGACATGGGTGATGATGGCGATTTGAAAGATTCAAGGAGAGAGTTAGAACCCCAAAGCGTGGACCCCAAGAAGGGCTGGGGATTCCGTGGCGTTCATAGG GCTATAATATGTGGTAAAGTTGGACAAGCGCCTGTGCAGAAAATTTTACGTAATGGGCGGACGATAACTATATTTACTATTGGAACTGGTGGCATGTTTGACCAGAGGGTAATTGGGTCTGTGGATACACCAAAGCCGGCTCAGTGGCATCGAATAGCTGTTCATAGCGAGCATCTAGGTGCTTATGCTGTTCAGAAGTTGGTGAAAAA CTCTGCGGTATATATCGAGGGTGAAATCGAAACCAGAGTCTACAATGACGGCATTGATGGTCAAGTCAGGAATATACCGGAGATCTGTATTCGGGGTGATG GTAAGATTCGACTGGTTAAATCTGGGGAGAGTGCTGCTAGCATATCACTAGATGAGCTGA GAGACGAATTTTTCTAG